The Helicoverpa armigera isolate CAAS_96S chromosome 18, ASM3070526v1, whole genome shotgun sequence genome has a window encoding:
- the LOC110373170 gene encoding glutathione S-transferase 2 yields the protein MSKVVFYYFPVKALGEPSRLLMAYGGQEFEDRRISKGEGWDEFKPKTPFGQMPVLEMDGKLYAQSYAIARYFGTKFGLAGDNLEEALEIDQNVYLIEDLRAEAAEVAYECNEEIKEKKHADHEKTVYPTILDKLNEIIVKNNGHIALGKLTWGDFVFAGMLDYLKRMLRMPDLEEKYPAFKQVVKNVYSIPKVKAYADAAPETVF from the exons ATGTCGAAAGTCGTGTTCTACTACTTCCCCGTGAAAGCGTTGGGTGAGCCCTCCCGTCTGTTGATGGCTTACGGAGGTCAGGAGTTCGAAGACCGACGCATTTCCAAAGGAGAGGGCTGGGATGAGTTCAAGCCGA AGACTCCATTCGGTCAGATGCCCGTGCTGGAGATGGATGGCAAGCTGTACGCTCAGAGCTACGCCATCGCGCGCTACTTCGGCACTAAGTTTGGATTGGCTGGAGACAACTTGGAGGAGGCATTGGAGATAGACCAGAACGTTTATTTGATTGAAGATCTTCGAGCTG agGCTGCAGAAGTTGCGTATGAATGCAACGAGGAGATAAAGGAAAAGAAACATGCTGATCACGAGAAGACTGTGTATCCAACTATTTTAGACAAACTGAATGAAATCATCGTTAAGAACAACGGCCATATCGCACTTGGAAAA TTGACATGGGGTGACTTCGTCTTCGCTGGTATGCTGGACTACCTGAAGAGGATGCTGAGGATGCCTGACCTTGAGGAGAAGTACCCTGCCTTCAAGCAGGTCGTCAAAAACGTGTACTCTATTCCGAAGGTCAAGGCGTACGCTGATGCTGCTCCTGAAACAGTTTTTTAG